One Salinimonas marina DNA segment encodes these proteins:
- a CDS encoding response regulator, with protein MQYRLAIVEDNATARGTLRSHVLSLGLFDISSFSSGKELKQALRKQNFEMIILDYHLGEDRTGVEWLTMLRNEQFIRPSTGIIFITSDRLPQTIGQIIDCQPDLLLIKPYNMNSLSRGLKHYINYRQLVNNALSSIDNNDKGHALGQLQTLLQGAVPQRLRNDVIKLKAQLLFETGNIPRARSLYDAILLESDKVLWAQWGKVKCHYIEGSWFDCETELSSMSESPLARGKAFEWLAGLSFEQEAYAQAEQYLDHIHGSELSLSAARLKSMTYQKQHRVVEGIELLQKKREASQHTRDRFTAFTFELAEFYLSIAEQQPVTNRTESLAQARRLIGIAGRAQNDAQLLQKRDILMAYTAILDEEPDRARTLLDKQSDANYQRTSTGTLITAAKVFGGLNQPQKARELLALAHERNQANLSLTEQITHQQQLTQTEQIMGLAAEQASELNEQGTRLFVQREYTKAMYYFYQAYKLLPDTAAFGLNLLQCMLQAGQPAFRGVTLLALMASLTSTTLSASNRSRLLKLEQALNDDEALYLSARSIQRNQHRANA; from the coding sequence ATGCAATACCGTCTTGCGATAGTTGAAGACAACGCTACCGCCCGTGGCACACTTCGTAGTCATGTGCTCAGTCTGGGGCTGTTTGATATCAGCAGTTTTAGCAGCGGCAAGGAACTCAAACAGGCGCTTCGAAAACAAAACTTCGAAATGATCATTCTTGATTATCATTTAGGTGAAGATCGCACCGGCGTGGAATGGCTGACGATGTTGCGCAACGAGCAGTTTATTCGCCCCAGCACCGGCATCATCTTTATCACTTCGGACCGCCTGCCCCAGACCATCGGCCAGATTATTGATTGTCAGCCGGATTTATTGTTAATCAAACCCTACAACATGAACAGTCTGTCCCGGGGCCTGAAACATTATATAAATTATCGTCAGCTGGTGAATAACGCGCTCTCCTCCATCGATAACAATGATAAAGGCCATGCGCTGGGGCAGCTGCAAACCTTGCTGCAAGGCGCTGTGCCGCAACGACTTCGTAATGATGTCATCAAACTCAAAGCACAGTTATTGTTTGAAACCGGCAATATTCCTCGCGCCCGTTCATTGTACGATGCCATCTTATTAGAGTCTGACAAGGTGCTGTGGGCGCAGTGGGGTAAGGTAAAATGCCATTATATTGAGGGAAGCTGGTTTGATTGCGAAACGGAATTAAGTTCCATGTCTGAGTCGCCATTAGCCCGGGGCAAAGCATTTGAGTGGCTGGCAGGTCTCAGTTTTGAGCAGGAAGCCTACGCCCAGGCTGAGCAGTATCTTGACCATATTCACGGCAGCGAACTAAGCCTGTCAGCCGCACGGCTTAAGTCCATGACCTATCAGAAACAGCATCGGGTAGTGGAAGGCATCGAACTGCTGCAAAAAAAACGTGAAGCCAGTCAACACACCCGTGACCGCTTCACCGCCTTTACCTTTGAGCTGGCGGAGTTTTATCTGTCGATTGCCGAGCAGCAACCGGTAACCAATCGTACCGAGAGTTTAGCCCAGGCACGCCGGCTGATAGGCATCGCCGGACGGGCCCAAAATGATGCTCAGTTATTGCAAAAACGCGATATCCTGATGGCTTATACCGCCATTCTTGATGAAGAGCCGGACCGCGCCCGCACCTTGCTTGATAAGCAAAGTGACGCTAACTATCAGCGTACCAGCACCGGCACGCTGATTACTGCCGCCAAAGTTTTTGGGGGCCTCAACCAACCCCAAAAAGCCCGGGAGTTACTGGCATTAGCCCATGAGCGCAACCAGGCCAACCTTAGCCTTACCGAACAAATCACTCACCAGCAGCAACTCACCCAGACCGAACAAATCATGGGGCTGGCCGCAGAACAGGCCAGTGAGCTAAATGAGCAAGGTACCCGTCTGTTCGTCCAGCGCGAATATACCAAAGCCATGTATTACTTTTACCAGGCCTATAAATTACTCCCCGATACCGCCGCGTTCGGGCTAAATTTATTACAGTGTATGCTGCAGGCAGGCCAACCGGCGTTTCGGGGTGTAACCCTGCTGGCATTGATGGCGTCGCTGACAAGTACCACATTATCGGCCAGTAACCGTTCGCGGTTACTGAAGCTGGAGCAGGCACTCAATGACGACGAAGCATTGTACCTGAGTGCCCGCTCAATACAGCGCAACCAGCACCGCGCCAATGCTTAG
- a CDS encoding NAD(P)-dependent oxidoreductase, whose product MQQVSFIGLGVMGYPMAGHLASAGYAVTVYNRTRAKAQKWCQSYPGTQVDTPEQAGTRADIVFMCVGDDNDVREIAGEVLKGMAPGSVLVDHTTASADVAREVAEMARQQQVGFIDAPVSGGQAGAINGALTVMAGGHKQHFDTVLPALETYSRQAKLLGETGAGQLAKMMNQICIAGIIQGLAEALHFGQRAGLDCTQVIEVISQGAAQSWQMENRATSMLNHEYDFGFAVDWMRKDLAIALAEARKNGSTLALTALVDQYYADVQKAGGGRWDTSSLLTRLS is encoded by the coding sequence ATGCAACAGGTCAGTTTTATTGGTTTAGGGGTAATGGGGTACCCGATGGCGGGGCATCTTGCCAGTGCCGGCTATGCGGTGACGGTATATAATCGCACCAGGGCAAAGGCGCAAAAGTGGTGTCAGTCATACCCGGGCACCCAGGTCGATACGCCTGAGCAGGCTGGCACCCGGGCTGATATTGTCTTTATGTGTGTCGGCGATGATAACGATGTGCGTGAAATTGCCGGTGAAGTGCTTAAAGGCATGGCGCCAGGCTCCGTATTAGTCGATCATACCACCGCCTCGGCCGATGTCGCACGCGAGGTTGCTGAAATGGCCCGCCAACAGCAGGTGGGGTTTATCGATGCCCCGGTATCCGGCGGTCAGGCAGGTGCCATCAATGGCGCTCTGACGGTGATGGCCGGCGGGCACAAGCAACATTTTGACACGGTATTGCCAGCCCTTGAAACCTATAGTCGTCAGGCAAAGCTGTTGGGTGAAACAGGGGCAGGGCAGCTGGCAAAAATGATGAATCAGATTTGTATCGCCGGCATCATTCAGGGGCTGGCAGAAGCGCTGCATTTTGGTCAGCGGGCGGGCCTGGACTGTACTCAGGTTATTGAGGTTATCAGTCAGGGGGCGGCGCAGTCATGGCAAATGGAAAATCGTGCCACCAGTATGCTTAACCATGAATACGACTTTGGTTTTGCGGTGGACTGGATGCGAAAAGACCTGGCCATCGCCCTGGCCGAAGCCCGAAAAAATGGCTCTACGCTGGCACTAACCGCGTTGGTGGATCAATATTATGCCGATGTTCAAAAAGCCGGCGGCGGACGCTGGGATACCTCGAGCCTGCTAACCCGATTGTCCTGA
- a CDS encoding 2-hydroxyacid dehydrogenase, translated as MNLSVAMFSAQRYDIDLFTAAGAHTPVTFTFFEARLNLTTCALARGYDAVCVFVNDDLNREVLRELSALGVKHIALRCAGFNNVDTQAAKTLGMLVSRVPAYSPQSVAEHTLALILTLNRKTHHAYNRVRNGNFSLQGLMGFTLYQKTVGVIGTGAIGLAVINILAGFGCRIVCHDPAPAAAAQAQTNARGGCYVSLDELYTQSDIITLHCPLTHANHHLINAGAIEKMRPGITLINTSRGALIDTQAVISALKRRHIKALGLDVYEQESSLFFSDHSLEIIDDDVIERLLSFPNVLITGHQGFFTEEALNQIVATTIDNLGAAEKGETSGPGFVVAG; from the coding sequence ATGAACCTATCGGTCGCCATGTTCAGCGCCCAGCGCTACGACATTGATCTTTTCACCGCCGCCGGCGCCCATACGCCGGTAACCTTCACCTTTTTTGAAGCGCGATTAAACCTTACCACCTGCGCGCTGGCCAGGGGTTACGATGCGGTGTGTGTATTTGTAAATGATGACCTTAACCGGGAGGTGCTAAGGGAATTATCAGCCTTGGGGGTAAAGCATATTGCCCTGCGCTGTGCCGGTTTTAATAATGTTGATACCCAGGCAGCAAAAACCTTGGGGATGCTGGTCTCGCGGGTGCCGGCATACTCTCCCCAATCGGTGGCAGAGCATACCCTGGCCCTGATACTGACCCTTAACCGCAAGACCCATCATGCCTACAACCGGGTACGAAACGGCAATTTTTCGCTGCAGGGACTTATGGGCTTTACCCTGTACCAAAAAACTGTCGGCGTTATTGGCACCGGCGCTATTGGCCTGGCGGTGATAAATATTCTGGCCGGCTTTGGGTGTCGCATCGTGTGTCACGACCCGGCCCCGGCTGCCGCCGCACAGGCGCAGACAAACGCACGGGGAGGCTGTTATGTCAGCCTGGATGAGCTTTATACCCAAAGCGACATTATTACTTTGCATTGCCCGCTCACCCACGCCAACCATCACCTGATAAATGCCGGTGCCATCGAAAAAATGCGCCCTGGAATCACCCTGATTAATACTTCCCGAGGCGCACTAATAGACACTCAGGCGGTGATTAGCGCGCTCAAACGACGCCATATTAAAGCCCTGGGCCTGGATGTATATGAACAGGAATCCTCGTTGTTTTTCAGTGACCACTCGCTGGAAATCATCGATGATGATGTGATTGAACGGCTATTGAGCTTTCCAAATGTGCTGATCACCGGCCATCAGGGCTTTTTTACCGAAGAAGCTCTGAATCAGATTGTTGCGACCACCATCGACAATCTTGGGGCTGCTGAAAAAGGCGAGACCAGCGGCCCTGGTTTTGTAGTGGCAGGTTGA
- a CDS encoding methyltransferase, whose amino-acid sequence MKETDQYFDGIADKFANNIYGTTKGRLRHILLLEAMSPFLQQRPHQIIELGGGTGVLSKTLLEQGHDVTLTDASEQVLELARELLAPYPAVAIEQKPLQEIESLSRYSLVVCHAVLEWLADPFEALKHISQQMTPGSLLSLSFFNRDAALFGNAVYGNFAYIARGLKVKNQVRLNPGNALRPAAVIDFLNTLGFDIEARAGIRCFHDYMNDKPETDEKFAELLEAERQYGHQEPFCWLGKYFYLMLRKT is encoded by the coding sequence ATGAAAGAGACCGATCAGTACTTTGATGGTATTGCTGATAAGTTTGCCAACAATATCTACGGCACTACCAAGGGGCGCCTGCGACATATCCTGTTGCTTGAAGCCATGTCCCCCTTTTTGCAGCAGCGTCCTCATCAGATCATAGAATTGGGCGGGGGCACCGGGGTCTTGTCTAAAACTTTGCTGGAGCAGGGTCATGACGTCACCCTTACTGATGCTTCGGAGCAGGTACTGGAGCTGGCCCGGGAGTTACTGGCACCGTACCCGGCGGTGGCCATTGAGCAAAAGCCGCTGCAGGAAATCGAGTCATTATCCCGGTATTCGCTGGTGGTGTGTCATGCGGTACTTGAGTGGCTGGCCGACCCCTTTGAAGCGCTTAAACACATCAGTCAGCAGATGACGCCGGGCAGCCTGTTAAGCTTAAGTTTTTTCAATCGTGATGCGGCGCTTTTTGGTAATGCGGTGTATGGTAACTTTGCCTATATCGCCCGAGGCCTGAAAGTGAAGAATCAGGTGCGGCTGAATCCGGGAAACGCACTGCGTCCGGCTGCGGTCATCGATTTTTTAAACACGCTGGGTTTTGATATTGAGGCAAGGGCAGGGATACGCTGTTTTCATGACTACATGAATGACAAACCCGAAACTGACGAAAAATTTGCCGAACTGCTTGAAGCAGAACGCCAGTATGGGCATCAGGAACCCTTTTGTTGGCTGGGTAAGTATTTTTATCTGATGTTGCGCAAAACCTGA
- a CDS encoding Nif3-like dinuclear metal center hexameric protein, translated as MISRTELQTVLNNLLHPEDIKDYCPNGLQVEGKDRIKTIVTGVTASQRLIDAAIEHQADAILVHHGYFWKGESGAITGMKKRRLQALLAHDISLFAYHLPIDVHPEYGNNVQLAQLLNIQDARPMPGVAPQGIVYQGQLENPVSVQDLAQRFKQALGKTPLSEAAGNHKISKIAWCSGGGQGFIDQAAAAGMDAFFSGEVSEKTIHSAREQEIHYFACGHHATERCGPKAVGEYLASKLGLDVRFIDIDNPA; from the coding sequence ATGATTTCACGCACAGAATTACAAACTGTTCTTAATAATCTGCTTCACCCTGAAGATATCAAAGACTATTGCCCGAATGGCTTACAGGTTGAAGGTAAAGACCGCATTAAGACCATTGTGACCGGGGTAACCGCCTCACAACGGTTGATTGATGCAGCCATTGAACATCAGGCCGATGCGATCCTGGTGCATCATGGTTACTTCTGGAAAGGTGAAAGCGGCGCCATTACCGGTATGAAAAAACGCCGGTTACAGGCCCTGTTAGCCCATGATATCAGTTTGTTTGCCTATCATTTACCCATCGATGTGCATCCTGAATATGGCAACAATGTGCAGCTGGCGCAGCTGCTAAATATTCAGGATGCCAGGCCGATGCCGGGTGTGGCCCCCCAGGGCATTGTTTATCAGGGTCAGCTTGAAAACCCGGTAAGCGTCCAGGATTTGGCCCAACGCTTTAAACAGGCGTTAGGAAAAACGCCGTTAAGCGAAGCGGCAGGCAACCATAAAATCAGTAAGATTGCGTGGTGTAGCGGGGGCGGTCAGGGATTTATCGATCAGGCGGCAGCCGCCGGTATGGATGCTTTTTTCAGTGGCGAAGTGTCGGAAAAAACCATTCATAGTGCCCGCGAGCAGGAGATTCATTATTTTGCCTGCGGTCACCATGCCACCGAGCGATGTGGTCCTAAAGCCGTAGGCGAATACCTGGCCAGTAAACTGGGGCTGGATGTACGCTTTATCGATATCGATAACCCTGCTTAA
- a CDS encoding TetR/AcrR family transcriptional regulator produces MSKSTKHVILDVAEVLFAEQGFNQTSMRTITRSAGVNLASVNYHFGSKKNLIQAVFKRYFDVLMPKLDEVFEQLPLETGQAGIQSLFDALIPPMIALHDFRPAGTERFVLLLGRGYNETQGHLRRFIMHDYGDTVHRLLAQIHRRLPEIEDSELFWRLHFAMGSFVFSMASCQALKEIAQADFNQSIDVVDVINHLVPFVSHGISGKSLA; encoded by the coding sequence ATGTCAAAATCGACTAAACATGTGATTTTGGATGTGGCTGAGGTCCTGTTTGCAGAACAGGGCTTCAACCAGACCTCCATGCGGACTATTACCCGCAGTGCCGGGGTAAATCTGGCATCGGTAAATTACCACTTTGGCAGCAAAAAAAATCTGATTCAGGCGGTATTTAAGCGCTATTTTGATGTGCTGATGCCAAAGTTAGATGAAGTATTTGAACAACTGCCGCTGGAAACCGGACAGGCGGGTATTCAATCGCTGTTTGATGCCCTCATTCCGCCGATGATTGCGCTGCATGATTTCAGGCCCGCAGGGACCGAGCGTTTTGTATTATTGCTGGGGCGGGGCTATAACGAAACCCAAGGGCATTTACGGCGTTTTATCATGCATGACTATGGTGATACGGTGCACCGCTTGCTGGCGCAGATACACCGGCGGTTGCCGGAGATTGAAGACAGCGAACTGTTCTGGCGACTGCATTTTGCCATGGGCAGTTTTGTTTTTTCCATGGCCTCGTGTCAGGCCTTAAAAGAAATTGCCCAGGCGGATTTTAACCAGAGTATTGATGTAGTGGATGTTATCAATCACCTGGTACCTTTCGTCTCTCACGGTATCAGTGGCAAATCTTTAGCCTGA
- the sohB gene encoding protease SohB, producing MEFLYEYGLFLAKAVTLVVAIVMVIVAIVGAANKQKPGKGHLEIVSLSEQLKDITHYARSVLLDKASMKKLAKQQKKEAKEQEKQEQQQSRLYVIDFKGSMDAHEVERLREEITAVLCVAEKSDEILVRLESGGGVVHGYGLAASQLQRIKEKGIRLTVSVDKVAASGGYMMACVADHLLASRFAYIGSIGVLAQMPNFHKLLKKNDVEFEQHTAGAYKRTLTVFGENTDEGREKFREELEEIHVLFKDWVHEQRGELDIEKVATGEFWPGIKAKELGLVDEIMTSDDYILAAHPQKQIYSVKYAHKKNMAEKLGMSFASVAQRSLMRLWSESRSWFH from the coding sequence TTGGAGTTTTTGTACGAATACGGGCTATTTTTGGCAAAGGCAGTCACCCTGGTGGTGGCGATAGTCATGGTCATTGTGGCCATTGTCGGGGCCGCCAATAAGCAAAAGCCGGGCAAGGGCCATCTGGAAATTGTGTCGCTGTCGGAGCAACTAAAAGATATTACACACTATGCCCGTTCGGTATTGCTGGATAAAGCCAGTATGAAGAAGCTGGCAAAGCAGCAGAAAAAAGAAGCCAAGGAACAGGAAAAACAAGAACAACAACAATCTCGCCTGTATGTTATCGACTTCAAGGGCTCTATGGATGCCCACGAGGTAGAACGCCTGCGCGAAGAAATTACCGCGGTATTGTGTGTTGCTGAAAAAAGCGATGAAATTCTGGTGCGTTTGGAAAGTGGCGGGGGCGTGGTTCATGGCTATGGACTGGCGGCCTCTCAGTTACAGCGTATAAAAGAAAAAGGTATTCGCCTGACGGTGTCGGTCGATAAAGTGGCCGCCAGTGGTGGCTATATGATGGCCTGTGTGGCCGATCATCTGCTGGCTTCGCGGTTTGCTTATATTGGCTCGATTGGGGTGTTGGCGCAAATGCCGAATTTTCACAAACTTCTTAAGAAAAATGATGTGGAATTTGAGCAGCATACCGCCGGTGCCTACAAGCGTACGCTTACCGTATTTGGCGAAAACACCGATGAAGGTCGCGAAAAATTTCGTGAGGAACTCGAAGAGATTCATGTACTGTTTAAAGACTGGGTTCACGAACAGCGCGGCGAGCTGGACATAGAAAAAGTCGCCACCGGCGAATTCTGGCCTGGCATTAAAGCTAAGGAGCTGGGCCTGGTCGATGAAATCATGACCTCCGATGATTATATTCTGGCGGCCCATCCGCAAAAACAAATCTATAGCGTCAAATACGCCCACAAAAAGAATATGGCTGAAAAGCTGGGGATGTCATTTGCCTCAGTCGCTCAGCGTTCGTTAATGCGGTTATGGAGCGAGTCCAGAAGCTGGTTTCATTAA
- a CDS encoding VolA/Pla-1 family phospholipase, giving the protein MRKLLISSSVAMALGLAGCGGSGDTIEDIEAETPEQTPFSRVVFDPAAGNLNTPNDLLMLPGDDGFFDYTLNVPVDDPTDFGDPRNALNVLDGWSTQAPFVINVDTPPGASLDESTLSAGIFIHEATLGLDQSDPDCAAVSTPSAGCKVGDALIYGEDYVTSLADDDTISVIPLKPLKAASGYMLVVTDALKDSSGKSVKGSTTWDLVRQDVNTMPLSSDSQLQLQGLVNSYITPLESAGYDREELSYVAAFTTQSIDDSLQALKKVSVATYAARVQAGDPAAGESLPAMTVGDATAPTAMKALNLVSDEVLSGAVLQASADLDAGTKAAIEATLEAGGFDSLQSCDGLLTTAAGGAAEQFGALNSFAEPLASGLLEQVGPFCAAQHYAGDITLPYYLGVPTAENPMAPVTAFWQAACDSGIVLGGASDEVKAAAQAGPNNALCQQLGLADLRIDDKPLDKNRYITRYNPVPQATSAQTLEVQVTIPDPMVAGALGVPLSTPEAGWPVVVLYHGITSKKEDMLAITGSLALAGIASVAIDQPLHGSRGFDVDMDGTDDINATSVTPTHYMNLASLPTARDNLRQSVADLLGVRLGLNAVIDNTTDQNVKFNLGQVSVMGVSLGAMTGGNFAAVANTSLDGDLAALDGLFAVNAASLESPGGGVAQFLIESPSFGPLIKGLLLSESSEDFQGLLMQLYGTTDVSREELVAAVGQFEEALTPAQAATVEATLNEFAFAAQTVLDSGDPNNYASRLGESTPVHMMTVIGDGSEENKPDQVIPVTTKLPLSGQNPLAALIGLPQVSSTVTGDPVSGQVRFTEGAHGSSLSPEASAAATTEMQTQVATYLATEAEVIKISNPDVVAN; this is encoded by the coding sequence ATGAGAAAACTACTTATCAGTTCCAGTGTTGCCATGGCGCTGGGGTTAGCAGGATGCGGAGGCTCTGGTGACACCATTGAAGATATCGAAGCTGAAACTCCTGAACAAACCCCTTTTTCCCGAGTTGTCTTTGACCCTGCAGCCGGTAATTTAAATACACCCAATGATTTACTGATGCTGCCTGGCGACGATGGCTTTTTCGATTACACCCTCAATGTTCCGGTGGATGATCCTACCGATTTTGGCGATCCAAGAAATGCATTGAATGTGTTGGATGGCTGGTCTACCCAGGCCCCTTTTGTCATCAATGTGGATACGCCCCCTGGCGCCTCGCTGGATGAGTCGACCTTATCTGCCGGCATCTTTATTCACGAAGCCACTCTGGGCCTTGATCAAAGCGACCCGGACTGTGCGGCAGTGTCGACGCCATCCGCCGGCTGCAAAGTAGGTGATGCGCTTATCTATGGTGAAGATTATGTTACCAGCCTGGCCGATGATGACACCATTTCTGTCATTCCCCTGAAGCCATTAAAAGCGGCCAGTGGCTATATGCTGGTGGTGACAGATGCACTCAAAGACAGTAGTGGCAAATCGGTAAAAGGGTCAACCACCTGGGATTTGGTGCGTCAGGATGTTAATACGATGCCGCTAAGCTCAGACTCACAGCTGCAGTTACAGGGTCTGGTAAACAGTTATATCACGCCGCTAGAGTCAGCCGGCTATGACCGTGAAGAACTTAGCTATGTGGCCGCTTTCACCACGCAGTCCATTGACGATTCGTTACAGGCACTGAAAAAGGTGTCGGTGGCAACGTATGCCGCCCGGGTGCAGGCCGGCGATCCGGCAGCAGGGGAGTCTTTGCCTGCCATGACGGTGGGTGATGCTACCGCCCCTACTGCAATGAAAGCATTAAATCTGGTGAGTGATGAAGTGTTGTCCGGCGCTGTGTTGCAAGCCTCAGCCGACCTGGATGCCGGCACCAAGGCAGCGATTGAAGCTACTTTGGAAGCGGGTGGATTTGATTCACTACAAAGCTGTGATGGCTTGCTGACGACCGCCGCCGGTGGCGCTGCAGAACAGTTTGGTGCTCTGAATAGCTTTGCCGAACCATTAGCCTCTGGGCTGCTTGAGCAAGTAGGGCCGTTTTGTGCGGCTCAGCATTATGCCGGCGATATCACCCTGCCTTATTATCTGGGCGTGCCCACGGCGGAAAATCCGATGGCGCCGGTAACCGCTTTTTGGCAGGCAGCCTGTGACAGCGGTATTGTGCTGGGTGGGGCCAGTGATGAGGTCAAAGCTGCCGCGCAAGCCGGTCCTAATAATGCCCTGTGTCAGCAGCTAGGTTTGGCAGACCTGCGCATTGATGACAAGCCGCTGGATAAAAATCGCTATATCACCCGTTACAACCCGGTACCACAAGCGACCTCGGCGCAAACCCTGGAGGTGCAGGTGACCATCCCTGATCCTATGGTTGCCGGGGCGCTAGGCGTGCCGTTGAGTACCCCGGAAGCGGGCTGGCCGGTTGTGGTTCTGTATCACGGTATCACCAGCAAAAAAGAAGACATGCTGGCTATCACCGGCTCCCTGGCACTCGCTGGTATTGCCAGTGTGGCCATTGACCAGCCGCTGCATGGCAGTCGTGGTTTTGATGTCGACATGGATGGCACCGACGATATCAATGCCACGTCGGTAACGCCAACCCATTATATGAACCTGGCCAGCCTGCCTACCGCCCGGGATAACCTGCGCCAAAGTGTGGCAGATTTACTGGGTGTTCGGCTGGGTCTGAATGCAGTTATTGATAATACCACAGACCAGAATGTTAAATTTAACCTGGGTCAGGTGTCAGTAATGGGAGTCTCGCTGGGGGCAATGACGGGCGGTAATTTTGCGGCCGTCGCCAATACCTCTTTAGATGGCGATCTAGCTGCGCTTGATGGATTATTTGCCGTAAACGCGGCGTCGCTGGAGTCTCCCGGAGGCGGTGTGGCGCAATTTTTGATTGAGTCGCCGTCATTCGGTCCGCTGATTAAAGGCTTATTGCTGTCCGAGTCTTCTGAAGACTTTCAGGGCCTGCTTATGCAGTTGTACGGCACCACCGATGTATCTCGCGAAGAGTTGGTCGCAGCAGTCGGACAATTTGAAGAGGCGCTGACACCGGCGCAGGCTGCGACAGTAGAAGCCACCCTGAACGAGTTTGCCTTTGCTGCGCAAACCGTACTGGACTCGGGCGATCCTAATAATTATGCCAGTCGTCTGGGAGAAAGCACTCCGGTACACATGATGACGGTCATCGGCGATGGTAGCGAAGAAAATAAACCGGACCAGGTTATCCCGGTAACCACCAAACTTCCCCTGTCGGGTCAGAACCCTCTTGCGGCGCTGATTGGCTTACCTCAGGTTAGCAGCACCGTCACCGGTGACCCGGTCTCAGGACAGGTTCGCTTTACCGAAGGCGCTCATGGTTCGAGTCTGAGCCCGGAAGCTAGCGCGGCGGCCACCACTGAAATGCAAACTCAGGTGGCAACGTATCTGGCGACTGAGGCAGAGGTCATAAAAATCAGTAATCCGGATGTAGTGGCGAATTAA
- a CDS encoding YciK family oxidoreductase gives MNNYQAPATLLDDKVILVTGAGDGIGAQAAKTYAAHGATVILLGRTVSKLETVYDEIVAENHPQPAIIPLDLQGASAKNYADMADTIEDKFGRLDGVLHNASVLGQLSAFVDISEQEWQEVMQINVHGTALMTQKLVPVLRLAPAASVIFTTSSVGRKGRAFWGPYAVSKFATEGMMQVLASEFENRSVRFNCINPGGTRTSMRASAFPAEDPQTLKTPADIMPLYLYLMGDDSARVNGQSLDCQPKPAN, from the coding sequence ATGAACAATTATCAGGCACCCGCTACTCTTTTGGACGATAAAGTAATACTGGTCACCGGCGCCGGCGATGGTATCGGCGCCCAGGCTGCCAAAACGTATGCAGCCCATGGTGCCACTGTCATCTTATTGGGCCGGACCGTAAGTAAACTTGAAACCGTTTATGATGAAATCGTGGCAGAAAATCACCCGCAGCCAGCCATTATTCCGTTGGATTTGCAGGGCGCCAGCGCCAAAAATTATGCTGATATGGCCGATACCATTGAAGATAAGTTTGGTCGGCTGGATGGGGTGTTACACAATGCGTCGGTGTTGGGCCAGCTGAGCGCATTTGTGGATATTTCTGAACAGGAATGGCAGGAAGTCATGCAGATTAATGTTCACGGGACCGCGCTGATGACGCAAAAGCTGGTACCAGTTTTGCGCTTAGCCCCGGCCGCGTCGGTGATCTTCACCACCTCCAGCGTGGGTCGTAAAGGCCGGGCTTTCTGGGGACCTTATGCAGTGTCAAAGTTTGCCACCGAAGGCATGATGCAGGTACTGGCCAGTGAATTTGAAAATCGTAGCGTGCGGTTCAATTGCATCAATCCGGGCGGTACCCGCACCAGTATGCGAGCCAGTGCCTTTCCGGCCGAAGACCCGCAAACGCTTAAAACCCCGGCCGACATCATGCCTTTATATCTGTACCTGATGGGGGATGACAGCGCCAGGGTCAATGGACAGTCACTAGACTGCCAGCCCAAACCTGCAAACTAG